The genomic window ATATTTAGCTTTTTGCTTTTCCATTAACTGAACAGCATACTCAGATTTTTTTCCTCTTTTTTTAGCCATCCCGTGTTGTCCAGGTGGGTAATTTCTTTTTTCGAAAGATTTATCATCTCCGAAGATTGCCTCGCCAAATTTACGAGCGATTTTGGTTTTAGGACCAGTATATCTTGCCATTTTAAAAAAAATTTTAAGGTAGAAATTATGAATTCAGGTCTAATCCTTCGATAATTTATGTTCTACCTTGTTTATACTATAAAAATAAAAAATTAAACTCTACGTCTTTTTGGAGGACGACATCCGTTGTGAGGCATTGGAGTAACATCGATAATCTCTGTAACTTCAATTCCACCATTATGAATAGAACGAATAGCAGACTCACGTCCGTTACCTGGTCCTTTTACATAAACTTTCACTTTTTTAAGTCCTGCCTCAAGTGCTACTTTAGCGCAATCTTCTGCTGCCATTTGAGCTGCATAAGGAGTGTTCTTTTTAGAACCTCTGAAACCCATTTTACCAGCTGAAGACCAAGAGATAACTTCACCTTTCTTATTAGTCAAAGAAATAATAATGTTATTAAAAGTGGCAGAAATATGAGCCTCACCCGTTGATTCAACGATAACTTTACGTTTTTTTGCAGTTGCTTTAGCCATATTAATTATTATTTAGTTGCTTTTTTCTTGTTAGCAACAGTTTTTCTTTTACCTTTTCTTGTTCTTGAGTTGTTTTTAGTTCTTTGCCCTCTTAATGGAAGACCAGATCTATGACGAATACCTCTGTAACATCCAATATCCATTAAACGTTTAATGTTTAAAGATACTTCAGAACGTAATTCTCCTTCGATTTTGTAAAATGAAACAGCTTCACGAATTGCTCCGATCTCATCATCATTCCAATCTTGAACTTTTTTATCTTGGCTAACTTGAGCTTTTTCCAAAATCTCAATAGCTCTACTTTTCCCTAATCCGAAGATATAGGTAAGTGCAATAACACCTCTTTTGTTTTTTGGGATATCTACCCCTGCTATTCTTGCCATAATTATCCTTGTCTTTGTTTAAATCTAGGATTCTTTTTGTTTATTACGTACAGTCTCCCTTTTCTACGCACGATAATGCACTCGGCACTTCTCTTTTTTACTGATGCTCTAACTTTCATAGTGAATATCCTTTAATATCGATAAGTAATTCTTGCTTTTGACAAATCATAAGGACTCATTTCTAGTTTCACTTTATCACCAGGTAATAACTTGATGTAATGCATTCGCATTTTTCCAGAAATATGAGCAATTACGATATGTCCATTTTCTAACTCTACACGGAACATCGCATTTGACAATGCTTCAATAATTGATCCGTCTTGTTCTATTGCTGATTGTTTTGCCATAAATATATTAAGCTACCGCTTTTCTATTTTTACCAGTCTTCATTAAACCATCATAATGTTTGTTTAACAAGTATGAATTGATCTGTTGAATAGTATCTATTGCAACTCCAACCATAATTATTAATGAGGTACCTCCAAAAAACATTGCCCAAGATTGTTGTACATCCATAATACTTACAACAATAGCTGGGAACACAGCAATCAAAGCAAGGAATAAAGATCCTGGGAAAGTTATTAAAGACATCACTTTATCAAGAAAATCAGAAGTTTCAGCTCCTGGACGAACGCCTGGGATAAAACCACCGCTTCTCTTTAAATCATCAGCCATTTTGTTAGTAGGTACAGTGATTGCAGTATAAAAGAATGTAAATACAATAATTAAAGTTGCAAAAACAAAATTATACCAGAAACCAAACATATTACTAAATGCACCAACAATAGATTGTGATGTGTCTGATTTAGACAATCCAGCTACAGCCGCAGGAATAAACATAATTGCCTGAGCAAAAATAATTGGCATAACTCCAGAAGCATTAAGCTTTAGAGGAATCCATTGTCTATTACCTCCTGCCAAATCTTGCTCGTAATCTCCAGTTGTTGTACGACGAGCGTATTGAACTGGGATTCTACGCACTGCCATTGTAAGCAATACACAAGAGATGATAACTAACAGCCAAACAATAATTTCAATAACTAATAACATTGGACCTCCATTGTTATTGGTAACACGAGTTGTAAACTCTTGGATAAAAGCTTGTGGTAAACGAGCTAAAATTCCAACCATAATTAACAATGAAATACCATTTCCAATACCTTTATCTGTAATTTTCTCTCCAAGCCACATAGCAAAAATTGTACCAGTAACTAAAATTATAACTGAAGAAAACAAAAATTCAGGAGAATTAAAGCCTAGCAAAAATGCATTACTAGGCAATGTTCTGTATAAATTATAGATATAAGTTGGACCTTGAACCAATGTGATAGCGATTGTCAACCAGCGAGTGATTTGATTAATCTTTTTTCTACCACTTTCTCCATCATTTTGAAGTTTTTGTAAATATGGAATCGCAATTCCCATCAACTGAACAACAATAGACGCAGAAATATAAGGCATGATACCTAAGGCAAAAACTGAAGCCTTAGAGAAAGCACCCCCGGTGAACATGTCTAGAATAGATCCTAGACCATTTTTAGTTTGTCCCGCTAAACCAGTCAATTGCGTTGCGTCAATTCCAGGAAGCGTAACGTGTGCTCCAAAACGATATACTAAAAGTAAACCTAATGTAATTAAGATTCTATTTTTTAGTTCTTCGATTTTCCAAACATTACTTATTGATTCAATAAATTTCTTCATCTTAATAGATAAGTTATATAGTTACAGCTTCTCCACCAGCAGCCTCAATAGCCGCTTTTGCAGTTGCAGTAAATTTGTGGGCAGTTACTTTTAATTTTGCTTTCAATTCTCCTCTACCTAAAATCTTAACGATTTCATTCTTAGTAGCTAAACGATTTGCCACGAAATCTGCCATAGAAACAGAATCTGTAATTGCACCGTTATCAACTAATAATTGAAGAGTATCTAAATTAACACCTTCGTATTCTTTACGATTGATGTTTTTGAAACCAAACTTAGGTACACGTCTTTGAAGTGGCATTTGCCCTCCCTCAAAACCAATCTTTTTAGAATAACCAGAACGAGATTTAGCTCCTTTGTGTCCTCTTGCAGCGGTACCACCTTTTCCAGAACCTTCTCCTCTACCTAATCTTTTATTTTGATTGTGTGTAGAACCCTCAGCAGGTTGTAAGTTACTTAAATTCATAACAGTATTTGTTATTTAGTTTCTTC from Flavobacterium fluviale includes these protein-coding regions:
- the rpsK gene encoding 30S ribosomal protein S11 gives rise to the protein MAKATAKKRKVIVESTGEAHISATFNNIIISLTNKKGEVISWSSAGKMGFRGSKKNTPYAAQMAAEDCAKVALEAGLKKVKVYVKGPGNGRESAIRSIHNGGIEVTEIIDVTPMPHNGCRPPKRRRV
- the rpsM gene encoding 30S ribosomal protein S13, which translates into the protein MARIAGVDIPKNKRGVIALTYIFGLGKSRAIEILEKAQVSQDKKVQDWNDDEIGAIREAVSFYKIEGELRSEVSLNIKRLMDIGCYRGIRHRSGLPLRGQRTKNNSRTRKGKRKTVANKKKATK
- the ykgO gene encoding type B 50S ribosomal protein L36, which codes for MKVRASVKKRSAECIIVRRKGRLYVINKKNPRFKQRQG
- the infA gene encoding translation initiation factor IF-1, with product MAKQSAIEQDGSIIEALSNAMFRVELENGHIVIAHISGKMRMHYIKLLPGDKVKLEMSPYDLSKARITYRY
- the secY gene encoding preprotein translocase subunit SecY; translated protein: MKKFIESISNVWKIEELKNRILITLGLLLVYRFGAHVTLPGIDATQLTGLAGQTKNGLGSILDMFTGGAFSKASVFALGIMPYISASIVVQLMGIAIPYLQKLQNDGESGRKKINQITRWLTIAITLVQGPTYIYNLYRTLPSNAFLLGFNSPEFLFSSVIILVTGTIFAMWLGEKITDKGIGNGISLLIMVGILARLPQAFIQEFTTRVTNNNGGPMLLVIEIIVWLLVIISCVLLTMAVRRIPVQYARRTTTGDYEQDLAGGNRQWIPLKLNASGVMPIIFAQAIMFIPAAVAGLSKSDTSQSIVGAFSNMFGFWYNFVFATLIIVFTFFYTAITVPTNKMADDLKRSGGFIPGVRPGAETSDFLDKVMSLITFPGSLFLALIAVFPAIVVSIMDVQQSWAMFFGGTSLIIMVGVAIDTIQQINSYLLNKHYDGLMKTGKNRKAVA
- the rplO gene encoding 50S ribosomal protein L15, with translation MNLSNLQPAEGSTHNQNKRLGRGEGSGKGGTAARGHKGAKSRSGYSKKIGFEGGQMPLQRRVPKFGFKNINRKEYEGVNLDTLQLLVDNGAITDSVSMADFVANRLATKNEIVKILGRGELKAKLKVTAHKFTATAKAAIEAAGGEAVTI